The following coding sequences lie in one Oncorhynchus gorbuscha isolate QuinsamMale2020 ecotype Even-year linkage group LG10, OgorEven_v1.0, whole genome shotgun sequence genomic window:
- the tnfrsf9a gene encoding tumor necrosis factor receptor superfamily member 9a, translating to MHLVLRVLCISMLTLCCLSSTGEIGCKQWTTSAGSPDVCCERCNPGNRLVTRCGSDPEKLCVPCRNETYTTDGTSHSCLRCTQCVGGAQFLKAACTKSKDTECDCRAGFRCGDDHCSFCVEECGTGQEPLPAARSCRNCPEGTFNDKIHEKCKSWRTSCLHPSEHIVAVGDAVSDSKCGIANIVTPEVNTLPSTQADPEGLFWAISASFGVFILLIVLFLVIIITKKKPEKTAPKEPTLTELTPPTDEPRSLVVTSFHHPQQEQGSSSEILCSQDFETKLLPV from the exons ATGCATCTGGTCCTCAGGGTACTGTGTATCTCTATGCTCACACTGTGTTGCCTGAGTAGCACTGGTGAGATAGGTTGTAAACAATGGACAACCTCTGCTGGTTCTCCTGATGTCTGCTGTGAAAGGTGCAATCCAG GGAACCGTCTGGTGACACGCTGTGGATCAGACCCAGAAAAGCTCTGCGTTCCATGTCGGAATGAGACCTATACAACTGATGGTACATCACACTCCTGTCTCaggtgtactcagtgtgtag GTGGCGCCCAATTCCTTAAGGCGGCCTGTACAAAAAGCAAGGACACAGAATGTGACTGTAGGGCAGGATTCCGATGTGGTGATGACCACTGCTCCTTCTGTGTTGAGGAGTGTGGGACGGGCCAGGAACCTCTTCCCGCTGCAA GGTCCTGCCGGAATTGTCCAGAAGGGACCTTCAATGACAAAATCCATGAGAAGTGCAAGTCTTGGAGAACAAG CTGTCTGCATCCCAGTGAACACATTGTTGCAGTGGGAGATGCAGTCAGTGACAGCAAGTGCGGCATTGCCAACATTGTAACGCCAGAAGTCAACACCTTACCTTCAACACAGGCGGACCCTGAGG GGCTTTTTTGGGCTATAAGTGCCTCATTTGGGGTCTTTATCCTCCTTATCGTCTTGTTTCtggtcatcatcatcaccaaaaAGAAGCCAGAGAAGACAGCCCCCAAGGAGCCAACCCTTACTGAGCTAACTCCCCCTACAG ATGAACCCAGGAGCCTGGTGGTGACCAGTTTCCACCACCCTCAGCAGGAGCAGGGCAGCAGCTCTGAAATCCTGTGCTCCCAAGACTTTGAGACCAAGCTCCTGCCTGTGTGA